In Pseudobacter ginsenosidimutans, the following are encoded in one genomic region:
- a CDS encoding TonB-dependent receptor, protein MKSALLLVYALITSLAASTQTKFTLSGFVRDSLSGESLIGATVQVQDDGSVSSNQYGFYSLTLPAGNYSILVSFAGYQLQQLNIRLDKNIRQHFQLLPRGTLQEVIVSSKKKDGNVMNAQMGKIDLSMQQVKAVPVLLGEVDLLKTLQLLPGVRNAGEGNTGMYVRGGGPDQNLILLDDAIVYNTGHLFGFFSIFNSDAIKNISLIKGGMPAQYGGRLSSVLDIAMKEGNMKRWEVEGGIGAIASRLSVQGPLKKDKASFIISARRTYVDMLVKPFIKKSSNYHGSGYYFYDLNMKANYKFSDKDRLYLSGYFGRDVFDFKSAQRAFSANIPWGNSTATLRWNHVFNRKLFANTTLMYNDYKFAFGATQNDFALNLSSGIRDLTGKFDLDFYPSPSHKMKMGFMYTRHRFTPNILTGNQGDTVLAPNNESPKYAIETGVYVQDDWTISDRLQASAGLRFSSFTQTGPYKIFETDEDGNKLDSTVFGKGKTVKTYGGPEPRLTLRYTIDESTSIKASAGRNLQYIHLVSNAGSTLPTDLWVPSTYRVRPQISWQYAVGLFRNFNNNMFETSVELYYKKMENQIEYGEGYTPSLKDPESEFVFGKGWSYGSEFFFNKTRGRFTGWLGYTLSYTWRQFPGLNDGEKYPAKYDRRHDLSAVGMYQVNPRWKLSGVFVYGTGNATTLPERFYVVSGVLTQEYGKLNTYRLPAYHRLDLSATLTPKKKAGQKWEQNWVFSIYNVYSRLNPYFIYFDQEGSAYSGELSIQPKQVSLFPIIPAVTWNFKF, encoded by the coding sequence GTGAAATCAGCCCTGCTCCTGGTATATGCTCTGATCACCTCACTGGCAGCTTCAACGCAAACAAAATTTACGTTGAGCGGATTTGTGAGAGATTCCCTGTCGGGTGAATCCCTGATCGGAGCTACTGTTCAGGTGCAGGACGATGGCTCGGTCTCCAGTAATCAATACGGATTTTATTCCCTCACGCTACCGGCAGGGAATTATTCGATACTCGTTTCTTTTGCAGGCTACCAGTTGCAGCAGCTGAACATCAGGCTGGATAAAAATATCCGTCAGCATTTTCAACTGTTGCCGCGCGGCACATTGCAGGAAGTGATCGTCAGTTCTAAAAAGAAAGACGGGAATGTGATGAATGCCCAGATGGGCAAGATCGATCTCAGCATGCAACAGGTGAAAGCAGTGCCTGTGCTGCTCGGCGAAGTGGACCTGCTCAAAACACTTCAACTGCTACCCGGCGTACGCAATGCAGGTGAAGGAAATACCGGCATGTATGTGCGCGGCGGCGGACCTGATCAGAATCTCATTCTCCTGGATGATGCCATCGTATACAATACAGGTCATCTCTTCGGTTTCTTTTCCATTTTCAACAGTGATGCCATCAAAAATATTTCGCTGATCAAAGGCGGTATGCCTGCGCAATACGGAGGCAGGCTCAGCTCCGTACTGGATATTGCGATGAAGGAAGGAAACATGAAAAGATGGGAAGTGGAAGGAGGTATCGGCGCCATAGCTTCCAGGCTGAGCGTGCAGGGACCATTGAAAAAAGATAAAGCGAGTTTCATCATCTCTGCCCGACGGACTTATGTAGATATGCTGGTGAAACCCTTCATCAAAAAGAGCAGCAACTATCATGGATCAGGATATTATTTCTACGACCTGAACATGAAGGCAAACTATAAGTTTTCGGATAAGGATCGGCTTTATCTCAGCGGTTATTTCGGAAGGGATGTATTCGATTTCAAAAGCGCGCAACGCGCGTTCAGCGCCAATATTCCCTGGGGTAATTCCACTGCCACACTCCGATGGAACCATGTGTTCAACCGGAAACTATTCGCCAACACAACCCTCATGTACAACGATTACAAATTTGCCTTCGGCGCCACACAGAATGATTTCGCCCTGAACCTGAGCTCCGGGATCCGTGATCTCACCGGCAAATTCGATCTCGATTTCTATCCTTCGCCTTCACACAAAATGAAGATGGGATTCATGTACACCAGGCATCGCTTTACACCCAATATCCTCACCGGCAACCAGGGCGATACTGTACTTGCACCCAATAACGAAAGCCCGAAATACGCAATTGAAACAGGCGTTTATGTACAGGACGACTGGACTATCAGTGATCGCCTGCAGGCCAGTGCCGGACTGCGTTTCAGCAGCTTCACACAAACAGGGCCCTACAAAATATTTGAAACCGATGAGGATGGCAACAAACTCGACAGTACTGTTTTTGGTAAAGGGAAAACTGTAAAAACATACGGTGGCCCGGAGCCCCGGCTAACCCTTCGATATACCATCGATGAGTCTACAAGTATCAAGGCTTCCGCCGGCAGGAACCTTCAATATATACATCTCGTCAGCAATGCCGGTTCAACGCTGCCCACCGATCTCTGGGTGCCCAGCACATATCGCGTGCGGCCGCAGATCAGCTGGCAATATGCCGTTGGATTGTTCCGCAATTTCAACAATAATATGTTCGAGACTTCCGTGGAGCTCTATTATAAAAAAATGGAAAACCAGATCGAATACGGTGAGGGATATACGCCGAGCCTGAAAGATCCTGAAAGTGAATTCGTTTTCGGAAAGGGATGGAGTTATGGATCGGAATTCTTTTTCAACAAAACGAGGGGCAGGTTCACCGGTTGGCTGGGTTATACGCTCAGTTACACCTGGCGGCAGTTCCCCGGTCTGAATGATGGAGAAAAATATCCCGCCAAATACGATCGGAGGCATGATCTGTCCGCGGTGGGCATGTACCAGGTGAATCCCAGGTGGAAACTTTCAGGTGTGTTCGTTTATGGTACCGGCAATGCCACTACTTTGCCGGAAAGATTTTATGTAGTGAGTGGTGTGCTCACCCAGGAATATGGAAAATTAAATACTTACAGGTTGCCGGCCTATCATCGCCTCGATCTCTCGGCTACGCTCACCCCAAAAAAGAAAGCCGGACAGAAATGGGAGCAGAACTGGGTATTCAGTATCTATAATGTGTATAGCAGGCTCAATCCCTATTTCATTTATTTCGACCAGGAAGGCAGCGCCTACAGTGGCGAGCTGAGCATCCAGCCCAAACAGGTCTCACTGTTTCCTATCATTCCCGCCGTTACCTGGAATTTCAAATTCTGA
- a CDS encoding DUF3347 domain-containing protein yields the protein MKKGVLLILVLVILGIAGWMIWGGKKENKPEEKQKPLTKAENTDAFNSSFGVMLNTYFKLKDALVASDTAKASAAALELATAADSLKIDEIRADTMGVLKLTAEEYAGTINGSAKGLAGEKTIEAKRQEFKMITDALYVLFQTVRYNEQKIYWIHCPMAFNNTGAYWINQDSTVRNPYFGDKMLTCGTVEGQLDFTQQ from the coding sequence ATGAAAAAAGGTGTACTCTTAATCCTGGTTCTGGTGATCCTCGGCATTGCCGGATGGATGATCTGGGGCGGTAAGAAAGAAAACAAGCCCGAAGAGAAGCAAAAGCCGCTTACGAAGGCTGAAAATACCGACGCCTTCAACAGCTCCTTCGGTGTGATGCTCAATACCTATTTCAAGCTGAAAGATGCGCTGGTGGCCAGCGATACCGCCAAAGCTTCCGCGGCTGCACTGGAACTGGCAACCGCTGCCGACAGTCTGAAGATCGATGAGATCAGGGCCGATACGATGGGTGTACTCAAACTCACGGCGGAGGAATATGCCGGCACCATCAACGGATCTGCAAAAGGACTGGCAGGAGAGAAAACCATCGAAGCCAAGCGCCAGGAATTCAAAATGATCACAGATGCACTCTATGTGCTCTTCCAGACCGTTCGCTACAATGAACAAAAGATCTACTGGATCCATTGCCCCATGGCTTTCAACAATACAGGCGCTTACTGGATCAACCAGGATTCCACCGTTCGCAATCCTTATTTCGGCGACAAGATGCTCACCTGCGGAACTGTGGAAGGTCAGCTGGACTTTACCCAACAATAA
- a CDS encoding ABC-F family ATP-binding cassette domain-containing protein — MLAGLTNVTFEFGARILFENATWHIQPNERIGLVGFNGTGKSTLLKLLVGQYSPSEGTVERSRTTTIGYLHQDLLSFDTNESILQVALGAFERVLQLEKEIEELGIELEKTGDENTLIAYTDRLHEMDTLDGYTIHHRTEEVLQGLGFDNASLQRPYKEFSGGWRMRVLLAKMILMAPDLLLLDEPTNHLDLPSIEWLEKYLVHYQGSVVIVSHDKYFLNRMVTKIVEVYQRQLHIYNGNYDFFQKEKEIRTDLQQRAYENQQDYIRQQERFIERFKAKASKAAQAQSIVKRLDRLERVEEVIVERPDIRINFQVDKVPGKVLVELKDITKKFGDNTIVEHTSAEIDRGDKIALIGANGKGKSTLLRIIAGIEQFEGDRRWGHNVEESFYAQHQLESLDLNNTVLDEMKTCGAQKTELELRTLLGCFLFSGDDADKKIKVLSGGEKARVALAKTIVSKANFLMLDEPTNHLDMHSVDLLIDSLNRYQGTIIMVSHDRYFISKVANKIWEIDDHAIKVFDGGYEEWVEWKERMARNAAGKGQPEKKQEKKAEPAPAPKPEPVAAKPVVNAPINKELKKELQKQQKALSELEQKIDSLNKQKVEKEALLADPSTYADKNKFIETESSLKTINASLKDLNAQYETAFEKVMELEEQANK, encoded by the coding sequence ATGCTGGCAGGACTGACGAACGTAACATTTGAATTTGGAGCAAGGATCCTTTTTGAAAATGCCACCTGGCATATTCAGCCCAATGAACGCATCGGGCTGGTGGGATTCAACGGTACCGGGAAGTCTACTTTGCTCAAACTGCTGGTTGGACAATACTCCCCTTCAGAAGGCACAGTGGAAAGAAGCCGAACCACTACCATCGGTTATCTGCACCAGGACCTCCTGAGCTTCGACACCAATGAAAGCATCCTCCAGGTGGCCCTTGGCGCCTTCGAGCGTGTGCTGCAACTGGAAAAGGAGATCGAAGAACTGGGGATCGAACTGGAAAAGACCGGAGACGAAAACACCCTCATCGCGTATACAGACAGGCTCCATGAAATGGATACCCTGGACGGCTACACCATTCACCACCGTACCGAAGAAGTATTGCAGGGCCTCGGCTTCGACAATGCCTCTCTTCAACGCCCCTACAAAGAATTCTCCGGTGGCTGGCGTATGCGTGTGCTCCTGGCCAAGATGATCCTCATGGCGCCGGACCTGCTGCTGCTGGATGAGCCTACCAACCACCTTGACCTTCCGTCTATCGAATGGCTGGAAAAATACCTCGTACATTACCAGGGCTCCGTAGTGATCGTGAGCCACGATAAATATTTCCTCAACCGGATGGTCACCAAGATCGTGGAAGTGTACCAGCGTCAACTGCATATTTACAACGGCAACTACGATTTCTTCCAGAAAGAAAAAGAGATCCGTACAGATTTGCAACAACGCGCATACGAGAACCAGCAGGATTATATCCGCCAGCAGGAAAGATTCATCGAGCGCTTCAAGGCCAAGGCTTCGAAAGCCGCACAGGCGCAGAGCATCGTGAAACGTCTCGACAGACTTGAGCGCGTGGAAGAAGTGATTGTGGAGCGACCCGATATCCGCATCAATTTCCAGGTAGACAAAGTGCCCGGCAAAGTGCTGGTGGAATTGAAAGATATCACCAAGAAGTTCGGCGACAATACCATCGTTGAACATACGTCCGCAGAGATAGACAGGGGCGATAAGATCGCGCTGATCGGCGCCAACGGAAAAGGGAAATCCACCCTGCTCCGTATCATCGCAGGCATCGAACAATTCGAAGGCGACCGCCGCTGGGGCCACAATGTGGAAGAAAGTTTTTACGCACAGCACCAGTTGGAATCGCTGGACCTCAATAACACAGTGCTTGATGAAATGAAAACCTGCGGCGCTCAGAAGACTGAACTGGAGCTGCGCACACTGCTCGGTTGTTTCCTCTTCAGCGGAGACGATGCAGATAAAAAGATCAAAGTACTCAGCGGTGGTGAGAAAGCCCGCGTGGCACTCGCCAAAACAATTGTGAGCAAGGCCAACTTCCTCATGCTGGATGAGCCTACCAACCACCTGGACATGCACTCGGTTGATCTGCTGATCGATTCACTGAACCGCTACCAGGGCACCATCATCATGGTGAGCCACGACAGGTATTTCATTTCCAAAGTAGCCAATAAGATCTGGGAGATAGACGATCACGCTATCAAAGTATTCGATGGTGGCTATGAAGAATGGGTGGAATGGAAAGAGAGGATGGCCCGCAATGCTGCTGGCAAAGGCCAGCCAGAAAAGAAACAGGAAAAAAAGGCCGAGCCTGCTCCTGCCCCCAAACCGGAGCCCGTTGCCGCAAAACCCGTGGTAAATGCACCCATCAATAAGGAACTGAAGAAGGAACTGCAGAAACAACAAAAGGCGCTCAGTGAACTGGAACAGAAGATCGATAGCCTCAATAAGCAGAAGGTTGAGAAAGAAGCCCTTTTGGCCGATCCATCAACATATGCAGATAAAAACAAATTCATAGAAACGGAAAGCAGTCTCAAAACCATCAATGCATCACTGAAGGACCTGAATGCGCAATATGAGACCGCATTTGAGAAAGTGATGGAACTGGAAGAACAGGCGAATAAATAA